A section of the Papio anubis isolate 15944 chromosome 4, Panubis1.0, whole genome shotgun sequence genome encodes:
- the OLIG2 gene encoding oligodendrocyte transcription factor 2, whose product MDSDASLVSSRPSSPEPDDLFLPARSKGSSGSAFTGGTVSSSTPSDCPPELSAELRSAMGSAGAHPGDKLGGSGFKSSSSSTSSSTSSAAASSTKKDKKQMTEPELQQLRLKINSRERKRMHDLNIAMDGLREVMPYAHGPSVRKLSKIATLLLARNYILMLTNSLEEMKRLVSEIYGGHHAGFHPSACGGLAHSAPLPAATAHPAAAAHAAHHPAVHHPILPPAAAAAAAAAAAAAVSSASLPGSGLPSVGSIRPPHGLLKSPSAAAAAPLGGGGGGSGGSGGFQHWGGMPCPCSMCQVPPPHHHVSAMGAGSLPRLTSDAK is encoded by the coding sequence ATGGACTCGGACGCCAGCCTGGTGTCCAGCCGCCCGTCGTCGCCAGAGCCCGATGACCTTTTTCTGCCGGCCCGGAGTAAGGGCAGTAGCGGCAGCGCCTTCACTGGGGGCACAGTGTCCTCGTCCACCCCGAGCGACTGCCCGCCGGAGCTGAGCGCTGAGCTGCGCAGCGCTATGGGCTCTGCGGGCGCGCATCCTGGTGACAAGCTAGGAGGCAGCGGCTTCAAGTCATCCTCGTCCAGCACCTCGTCGTCCACGTCGTCGGCGGCCGCGTCGTCCACCAAGAAGGACAAGAAGCAAATGACAGAGCCAGAGCTGCAGCAGCTGCGTCTCAAGATCAACAGCCGCGAGCGCAAGCGCATGCACGACCTCAACATCGCCATGGACGGCCTGCGCGAGGTCATGCCGTACGCGCACGGCCCTTCGGTGCGCAAGCTTTCCAAGATCGCCACGCTGCTCCTGGCGCGCAACTACATCCTCATGCTCACCAACTCGCTGGAGGAGATGAAGCGACTGGTGAGCGAGATCTACGGGGGCCACCACGCTGGCTTCCACCCGTCGGCCTGTGGGGGCCTGGCGCACTCCGCGCCCCTGCCCGCAGCCACCGCGCACCCGGCAGCAGCAGCGCACGCAGCACATCACCCCGCGGTGCACCACCCCATCCTGCCGCCCGCCGCCGCAGCGGCTGCTGCAGCCGCTGCCGCTGCGGCGGTGTCCAGCGCCTCTCTGCCCGGTTCGGGGCTGCCGTCGGTCGGCTCCATCCGTCCACCGCACGGCCTACTCAAGTCTCCGTCTGCTGCCGCGGCCGCCCCgctggggggcgggggtggcGGCAGTGGGGGCAGCGGGGGTTTCCAGCACTGGGGCGGcatgccctgcccctgcagcatgTGCCAGGTGCCGCCGCCGCACCACCACGTGTCGGCCATGGGCGCCGGCAGCCTGCCGCGCCTCACCTCCGACGCCAAGTGA